In Candidatus Neomarinimicrobiota bacterium, the genomic window TGTGTCCACCAATGACTCACGTTTGAAACCACCTTTCCAGTGTATGCGCGTATCCTCTTGAGTCAGTTGCAGTAGTTCCTTCTGGTACTCTTTCTGGACCCCGTCTTGGGGTTCCGCATAAATATGCAACTCGACTGGTGAATCACTTGGTACTTGAGTGAAGGCAGAAAGCAACGTCTCAATCCCCTTCACTTGTGCCAGTCGTCCGATGTAGCCTAAACGCAGCGGTGACCCTGGAAGTCGCCTTCCATTTGATGGCTTTTGAAGGTTGGGGTTTTCTAGACCGTGCCGGAGCAGATAAAGGCGCCTGTCCGGTACTCCATTCTTCCGAAGAACCTCGTAGATCTGCCTCGATTGCACATGCCACAGGTCTATCCGGTCTATCATTTCCCGTAAGCCCTGCTGTTGGAGTTCCAGCAAAGTCGGCATCTGTAACGCCGTTCCAAGTCGGCCCAATTTATTGTTAGAATTGCGAACCAGACTTGTGCCCGTTTGCCAGACCAGCATGGGAACACGCTCAGCCAACATACCCAGGACCTTTGATTCGCTACCTTGATGGATGACGCACCGAAGGCACCTTTTCTTGATCACTTCTCCATCGCAAGTCTCACCTTTCCAGTTCATGAGTGTGCCCATCGGACAAGTGGTTGGAGTATGATAGGTGAAGACCACGGGCAGGCTATGTTGTTTCGCGGCATGCATCAGACTGAGTGAGGCCACGGGGGACAGACTGTGGTAATGAACAATATCGAACTGGTGTTTGCCCATCCAATCGTTCCAAAACCAATCCAGTTCATCGGATCGGGACCGATGGCTTTCTTGTTTGCTTTCAAATTCGACATGAACACCGAATATCTTCTCTTTCTCGTATGTGTACCATTTTCCCCTGACGCGACTGCTATACTGTCCCTCAGTGGCCGACATCGGGATGGAAGCCAGGATTGTTATGTCGTGCCCCCTTTCCAT contains:
- a CDS encoding glycosyltransferase, which codes for MRVLVPTSDYYPYQWGGTEVYVHSLTRELMERGHDITILASIPMSATEGQYSSRVRGKWYTYEKEKIFGVHVEFESKQESHRSRSDELDWFWNDWMGKHQFDIVHYHSLSPVASLSLMHAAKQHSLPVVFTYHTPTTCPMGTLMNWKGETCDGEVIKKRCLRCVIHQGSESKVLGMLAERVPMLVWQTGTSLVRNSNNKLGRLGTALQMPTLLELQQQGLREMIDRIDLWHVQSRQIYEVLRKNGVPDRRLYLLRHGLENPNLQKPSNGRRLPGSPLRLGYIGRLAQVKGIETLLSAFTQVPSDSPVELHIYAEPQDGVQKEYQKELLQLTQEDTRIHWKGGFKRESLVDTLSEIDVLVVPSEWVEIGPFTVHEAFAASVPVIGSDLGGIHELVTHEVDGLLFEMRNTLSLAAQIRRLIDEPSLLGHLQEGITPRQSMKDVALQIEKQYYKLVRR